The sequence TCGACTTTGGAGACATCAAAAAGATCGTCAACGAGCAGATCATCGGCGTGTACGATCACCGTTTCCTGAACGACCTGATGGCGTTCAACACGACGGCTGAAAACATGGTCTTCCACTTTTTCGAGATCATCGACACCTACTTGCGCAAAATCGCCGACGACACCCCCTGCCGCCTGCTGCGCGTCCGTTTGTGGGAAACGCCGACCGCCTATGCGGAACTGACCCGGGAGGATTACGATGCGGCTGAATGAACTGTTCCTCTCCATTCAAGGTGAAACGTCGTCGGCCGGCCTGCCGACGATCTTTGTGCGCTTTACCGGCTGCAACCTGCGCTGCACGTACTGCGACACGAAATATTCCTACTACGAAGGCGACACGATCACTCCGGACGAAGTGATGGACAAGATCCGCGCCTTGAAGTGCAAACGCGTCTGTCTGACCGGCGGCGAACCGCTGATCCAGCCCCGCGCGGAGATGCAAGACCTGCTGGACAAGCTGGCCGAAGAAGGGTATGAAGTCTCGATTGAGACGGACGGTTCGATCGACGTCTCCAAATTCAAGCTGCATCCGAAGCAGCGCTTTATCGTGGACATGAAAGTGCCTTCCTCCGGGATGAGTGCGAAGATGCACCTGCCGAACCTGCAGCACATCGTAGCCGAGCGCGACGAAGTGAAATTTGTCGTTGGCAGCCGCGCAGACTATGAGTGGTGCACGCAGCTGATCCGCGAGCAGGGGATTCATCCGAAAGACGGCTATCAGTTGATCTTCTCCCCGGTGTTCCGCGAGATCGAGCTGGAGGATCTCGTCAACTGGATTCTGGAAGACGAGCTCGATGCGCGCTTCCAAGTGCAGCTGCACAAGATCGTCTGGGACCCAGACAAGCGAGGAGTGTAATCTGATGAGTAAAAAAGCGGTCATCATCCTCTCCGGCGGCCTCGACTCCACCACCTGCATGGCGGCGGCAAAGGACGCTGGGTATGAGCTGTACCCGCTGTCGTTCCATTATGGGCAGAAGGCAGCGATTGAGCTGGAGTCGGCGAAGAAAGTTGCCGAGTATTACGGTGTGTCAGATCGCCATTTTATCGCCGATTTGAAAGGCCTGATCCGCGGGTCGGCGCTGACCGATGCGGATAAAGAGATTCCGAAGCACCGCACGGGCGAGGAGACGGACATCCCGGTGACGTACGTGCCGGCGCGAAACATCATCTTCCTGTCGATCGCCCTGTCGTACTCGGAAGCGATCGGTGCCGAGGCGATGTACATCGGCGTCAACGCGCTCGACTACTCCGGCTACCCGGACTGCCGCGCCGATTTTATCGCGGCGTTCCAAGACGTGATCAACAAAGGCACCGCGGCTGGCGTGTCGGGGCATCCGATCCAGATCGAGACCCCGCTGCAAATGCTGTCCAAGGCGGGTATCGTGCAGCTCGGGACCGAACTGGGTGCGCCGCTGCACCTGAGCCACTCCTGCTATTTCGGCACCGACCCGTCCTGCGGCGAATGCGAATCCTGCACGCTGCGGATTCGCGGGTTTAAGGAAGCGGGCGTGAAAGACCCGATTCCTTATGCGGTGGAGATCGATTGGGAAGCGAAATAGGAAGAACCCCCATCTGGAGAGATGGGGGTTCTGTGCGTCCTAATGCCTACTAGCCAGCGCCTTGAAGTTACGGCTAAGCGAAAATATCCGCTGCCATCCCATCCTGGGCACAAAGTCAGCACATTGACGACGCACAAATTGAAGAGACGTAGGCGTCCTTACCCGGCTCGACTTGACGGTCGTATGCTCCATATAGACCGAGTACAAGCACACCTAGTTTTAAAGCCAGTTGGGGTCTGCGACAGACTTCAGCCTATGGGGAACAGGGCTTTCTACTATCCTTGAAGACTCGAGGAGTGCGTGGTGTTTGTTTTCGAATATTGGTATACCGCAATCATTTGGACAATCGCGGTAACGGCCAGTCCCACCGACGCAATCCAATACGCACCATGAAGGCCGAAGAGATGAAGAAACCCCCCTGAAATGACAGTTCCAAGAGGAAGGATCCCACCGACTACTGTTGTCAACATGCCGATAACACGCCCGTGCAGTTTGCTCGGAACGATTTTTTGCAAAATAGTAAAAAAGAAATTGCCGGCTACTGCACTTCCAAGTCCCATAACAAACAAAAGCAGCATGTTGACATAGAGATTTGTTATCGCCGGGTAGAGCACAATGACGATTTGAAGTCCTGAGAAAAGCACAAATCCTTGTTCAAGCGAAATCTTTTTGCTCACCCAACTCGACAGTATGTAACCTGCTACTGCACCGGCACCGATCGATAATTCGAGCAAGCTGTATCCTCTGGCTCCTGCATGCAAAACAACATCAGACCAAGCGGCCGCAAGAATCATATACGGGATATACAGCACATTCTCTAAAATGAAGATGGGAATGAGCAAACGCAGAATTTTTAATTCCCAAGTGAATCGAAATCCTTGTACCAAGCTGTTCCACCAGCTCAACTGTTCATTCGTTGACCCATCATGCGGATCGGTCGAAGCGGAGGAATCATCGGCAGCTCTATTTCTCAAGATGGCAAACAGCGTCAATAAAGACAGCAAAATGAGAAAACTGTAGAATCCGAAAATTACAGATACCGGAACAAAACTAAGCAATACGGCGCAAGTGGATGCGGCGATGACACCGGCAAACCGTCTCACGCCCTGAATGAGCCCATTCCCTGAAGCCCAATCAGACTCGGGCAAGATCTCAGGCACTAACGCTTGTGAAGCAGGTGAGGAAAGATTCCCAATTACGTTCATCAACAGATAGAGACTCGCAATCACCCAAAAATTACCACCCTTTACCCCTACATAAATCGCAAGGATCAACACTAAGAGAAAGCGGATCGACTCAAAACGTATCATCACTTTCAAACGGTCTCCACGATCCGCGATCACACCGCCAAAAACGCTGATCAGTTGGGGAATCGACATCATGAGCCCTAACCAGAGCAAATACTGTGGATCATTGGTGCTGTCTTGTACAAACCAATACAAAGCAAATGCAAATAAGTTCATTCCGATTGCGGTTCCCGACTGACCAAGAAATAGAAAACGGAAATTGCGATGAAGCAGTGCACTTTTAATAACAATCACCACCGTTCAAAAGGTTATTTTCATGTGTTTCATATTTTTAACACCGTAACCAGATACTCGCATTATACTCATTCTACATCCAGTTTTTCAACATTTATCCCTGGCGTAAGGTTAGTTCTCGCAAAACTCTAAGCGCAAGAGCCAACAATTGCGCTTCTTTATCCCCACCGCCAATGAGCCTATTGATATGCAAATGCAGAAACGTCTCCGCCACGCGCTCAAGAAATGTTTCATTTCCTAGCCGAACAATGACCTTCCGATAATCAAAAATCTTGTTTCGGCGCTCCTCCATGATCCTCGCGATTTCCCCATGAATCCAATCTTCTTTCTCTTCTGCAAGCCGTATCAGTTGACTTCTTTTTTTGGCATATCCTTCGCGAGACGGTTTCATGGTAACAATCGATTCTAACCAACTCAATTGATCATTCCTGTCCGGAAAGAAGCACGTCATCATGTCCAAAACGGAGAAGACTCCCAAAGTCTCAAGATCAGCAGATTTACTATTCTTTGAAGAGAAGTCATGCAGAAAAACAGCAAGTCGGCTATCAGCTGCAAAGATTTTTTCAGCAGATTCAACCGCCTCGAGTCCCCCGAAACGTTCAATTTCGCGTTCATAGGTGTCATACGACAGACGAAGCAATATCCCCTTTTGTTGCAGCGTGGATGCCCACTGAGCAAGGAGGGGGATGAGTTGATGGACCAGCAGTGAAGACTGACCATGGAATCGGAGACGAAGATGAGGTTCGGGTTCATCGAAACGAATGTAGTAAAACTCTTCGAACAATGCTTTGCTGAGGGCTTGTTCGCAAAATGCTTTTAGGTGTTTCCTCAGAAATTCATTCTGCTGACGATGCGGAATATAGAGCTTTGCGTAAAGCCACTCACTGCCTGTGAAAAAGGTTCTGTCTTTGATCTCACAGTCCGGCAGATATGTGCCCCACCTCAACTCCCTTGCTTCGGTCACGGCAGCAGCATCTGCTTTTTTTAGAAATGGAAAAACAAATTCGGTTGCATGACGCCCAACAGGCCCCTGACACCAAGACCCTTGCGGATCATAACAACATTCGGTCAAGGTGAGATACTGATGTTCTGTAAGTTTGTTGAACGCGTTCTGCAAAAGAGCGAAGTGGAGCTCATTATCCAAATCAAGCATCATCCGCTGATCTTCCTCAACAAGATAGAGATAACGAGGTACCTTCCATTCCTCTCTCCAAGTTTGAAGATTCGAGAACTTTGACAGCCTCCATTGGGCCGGGGCGATCACGATCCTTTTGTATCGGAGGCGTGGCAGGAATGGCGCCTGTTTCATATTCCCCCAATTCATGGGTTCCCACTGTTTAGATCGTTCGGTTGCTAGTTCCAACAGAAATCGATACACATTTGGCACACCCACCAGATTCAACATGTGGTTGGTAACAGGAATTACTTCCCGATTGAGTGATCTTGATTTCAGGTAGAAAAATTCACCTGTACAACCGACCAGCAAATCTTCTAATGAAATCACGCGTTGATCCTGGTCCGAATGAAAGACACCTAACAGGATCTGGAAATCCCTTGAAGCCTGTGTAATGGTTAAGTTGGCATCGCGGTCTGTACATGGGAGAAAGATTACCTCGGCAAATATTGCTTCTGGCCGATGTGACTGTTCGGCCTGATGAATTTGCAGAAACTGTTCTTGCAAATTCAATTGTTCCGTCAGACTGAATCGCCCGAAACTTTTCCCCGCACCAAAAGAGCCGCTGTTTTCATTCAGCCATATCAAATAATCTCCACTGTTCAACGCTTCGACAGACTGCGCTTCAACAGAAGCATACAATTCCATGGAAAGCGGTGAGTGTGCAAACTTTGGCGGTACAGATTCAAGATTCGCTAATGTATCGTCAGTGAGTTCGACTTCCAACTGCCGTTTTGCCACAGCCTGCATCGCCAAAGTCGTTACATACGTCTCCCGCATCCGGGATTGAGTTGCTGGCTTGGGATCGTATTCGCGATGGCCGGCAGGAAATTTGTAGAGTGCAGGAGAACCTAACCCCACCTCATCGTCCAGCAATTCTAGCAATGGCACTTCACGATCTCGACCATATCGCTCCAAAAAATCATTTCGAAACCCTTGGAGATGCGGATTGCCAACCTGTCGGCAGGACAATCTCCAGATGATCTCGGCCGCGGCCTCCAGTTCTTTTTTGATCGATCCCGGCAGAGCGACCTCACATCCGTTTAACATGACATCCACTTGCAAAGGATGCTTCACATCTGCGAGGTCTTTCATCGATTTGCTTAGTTCCAAATATGTTGCTGTTCCTGTTCCCATTGGAATGTGATGATAGCTGGCAAGATCTCTGGAGACTGCCGCAAGCTTTTCCGTAATCTCGTCAATCCCTTCGAGCGATACCAAAAGGTCCATCAAACGTGTGAACGGATGCTTGTTCGACAGTGAAGAACGCAATTCTGAGATCAAATATTCACGTTGAAGAAGATCCTCTAGAAATCTGCGGACTTCCTTAAGATTGGCTTGTGTAAAACGGGCAGCTATTCGTTCCGTTAATGTTTCAAACGCGATCGGCTCTCCAGCTTCTTGTAGCGCAAATTCAACAGTTTGAGAACGATGCAGAGAACTTCTCATCAATGCGTGATGTTGCTCAGCTCTGCCGTACCTGTTCACATAGGGGAGTCTGATCTTATTCCCCGCTAGATAGACGGCCGGGTTTGTTTGCACTCGTAATTGACGAATCAGTTCCGGCCGCGATTCAAGTTCCCTGATCAATCTCAATGTCCATTCCATATCCGGCCTGGCATGCTTCTGATAAGAATCGAGCTGGGAGAACTGGAAAGCAGCCTGTTCCCTGTATCCGCCAACAGCGACCCCGGCAAACAGCCCATAGGGAGTGGGGCGTGTCGTCATCCTGATCAGATATCGAAGCAGGCTGTTTTCAATCTGGCTTCTTTTTCGGGGCTTGATTTCTTGTGATAGGCAGGATAGAGAGTCATATAGTGAAGGACTTGCTGCGGCCAGCGCCTCGAGAACCGGTTTCTCTTCGAATGCACGATAAAGGTCCGCTGCCTTAACCGTATTCTCCCATACTTCTACTGGGAAAACGTTTGCCCGCACCAAATAAAAATCAGCAAGTCCGTATCGTCCGGCATTCCCCCAAGAAGTCTCGTTCATATGACGTTACGCCTCCGTTTTATGAAAAGTGGCTTGACGGTATCGCAAGCTCACATAATCTTCGAGTTTGCTTTTCAGCGGAGGACAGGGCCGAGCGCTTTCCTGTTCAATCCGCACCAGTGGGCAGTATGCGCCATGGCAGATCGGGTGCAATTTGCACGATTGACACACTTTGTCGGAAAGTCCGTCCACCGACACCCACTGACTAAACTTCATCTGATCAAGCTCCAACACACCGTCTGCATGCAGTTGCCCGACTTGATTGACCGGATTATTAAAAGCGACTGTACACTTGTAGATCATACCGTCAGAACCGATGACTAGAGAATTCGGTTTCGCTGCGTAACAGACGTTGTGATTTAGCAATGCATCCGAATACTTCTCTGAGTGAAGTCCCTGTTCGAGCCCGTACCATGTTTCTTCCAATGCGATCAGGTTTGCATCTTTTGCTGTGCAAACAGGCAGGACTTCATCATTTTTACCGCCCCATTTCCCAACCGCATGCAAGTCAAATGTAAAGCGTGCGTCTGTTCCAAACGTCGTGACCAATTCATCCAGAAACACTCTGATATTCGGGGCATTTTCACTGGTAAAATTCATACGAATTTTGATTTGTACGTCCAAATCAGAATCTCGGATGGAGATCAGGTTCGTCATGATTTGTTGATACGTGCCTTGCCCTCCCATTAAAATCCTGGTCTGGTCATGATATTCTTCCGTACCGTCCACTGTAATTTGATACTTTGATACTCCCAGTTCAAACAATCTGCGAGCGCGATCGACCGTCAGCAAATATCCGTTTGTCGTCATGGTACCTAGAAAAGCTACACCGTTTGCAGTACAAATGTCATACAGTTTTTGGGATACATTCTCCACGACATCATACGCAACCAACGGCTCTCCCCCAAACCAACCTACCGTTAGAAAATCCCACTTCTCGATATTTCGTTGCACCCACTGAACCAAACTGCTTTGCAACTCTTCAGACATTTTCCCTTTCAAAAATTCCTCGTAGCAGTAAACACAGCGAAAGTTGCACTGCTCCGTAGGCATGATGATCAGTTGCTGTGAGGTTCCTTTATTGAACAACTCCTGATACTCGTGGCGGGTATAGGCCAGCTCATTCAGATAACTCGGAACCAGAAATCCCAAATCAAATAATTTGGCGTGAGTATCCTGCAACGGGACGGCTGATTCGTAGTGATTTTGCAAGGCTGTAAAAGAAGCCGGTGACGTGATCATCTTGCCCGATGCGGTATTGTAGAGTAGGAACTTCCCTTTCGTATAATCATTCGGTTGGATTTCCACGTTATACATCGACCACTTCACCTGATCCAAAATTGTCGTGCTTACTGCTTGGTTTTTGAGCATAGGTGCACCCCTTCTAATAGTCTTGTAAAGAGGAGAGGGGCCGGAAGTTACACTTCCAAGCCCCCAAAAATTCATAGAATCAACCGCACCCGCAGTTATTGATCGTGTTGGTTTTGTTTCGATCAGCCGGGATCTCGTTGATCTCTTCGACTTCTTCAAATACAACGAATTGCGCCTCCATTCGTCTCCCTCCTTCTCGTTAGTTTGAAGCAGTTATTGCGATCTGCTGATGCAAGTATATATCCGATTATTTTTATAAATCAATGAAAAATTTCCATTTTTATAATAGAAAGCTATTAATACCCAAATATACCCCTCCTTATCAAGGACGGGGTGTTATCGAGAACTTTTATTTCACTCCAACGCACTCTTTCGCAAACTCCAACGTAAGCTCGATGATCACGTGCATCTTCTCGTCGTCCGCCAGAATGTCAAAAACATACGAGCCGCCTGAGCCGCCCCAGAAGACGCATTGGGCGAAGTCTTTGGCGTCTTTCAGCTTGGCCGTGGATGAAGAGGACGGTGGGACGCAGTTCAATTTCGCCTTCGTAGTAGATCGGCAAGTTGTACAGGCAGATTTTTTTCTCCTACTTGTCGACGGCCGCTTCTTCGCCGCTGCATCCGGCGAGTGCGCCCAGCCTCGGCCCCAGCACAAAACCGAAGTTTACCGACCAACTGTAAACTCATCGCCCGCACGATCGTCGTGATGATCGTCCCAAACAGCAGCGTGTAGCGAATCGGGTGAAATCCGCCAAAATAGCCATTCTTCAAACGTTCCAACATCAGATGCACACATACAACGAATTAATTGAAATTTTTACTAGTTTTGATTCTACCAGTAGCAATGACATTTTCAACAACAACATAAAAACGGACTCGGGCACCCGCCCGAATCCGTTTCCCGCCGCCATTTCTTACCTTCCCCTTACACCGCCTGCGTCTCTTCTGCCAACCGGTTGCTTTCCAACTTCCCTTTCAGCCACAGCATCAGCCCGGCGGCCGACACCACGCAGATCGCGGCCAGCATCCAGCCGCCGATCGCGCTGGGAATGAAGCCGCCGATCGCCGAGAACAGCGGGAGCGAGATCCCGTAGGCCAAACGCGACATCGACAGCCAGGTCGCGACGACGCGGCCGCGCAGCTCCGGCTTGGAGTAGGTCATCAGCGAGGTCTCGGTGATCACGTTGACCTTCGACTGGAAAATGTTCGCGAGCAGCATCACCGCGAAGAACAGATAC comes from Tumebacillus sp. BK434 and encodes:
- the queD gene encoding 6-carboxytetrahydropterin synthase QueD — encoded protein: MTKQPYHNREVSVTKIFTFDSAHRLDDYIGKCANLHGHTYKLEVTIKGRTDHRGIVVDFGDIKKIVNEQIIGVYDHRFLNDLMAFNTTAENMVFHFFEIIDTYLRKIADDTPCRLLRVRLWETPTAYAELTREDYDAAE
- a CDS encoding radical SAM protein, which produces MRLNELFLSIQGETSSAGLPTIFVRFTGCNLRCTYCDTKYSYYEGDTITPDEVMDKIRALKCKRVCLTGGEPLIQPRAEMQDLLDKLAEEGYEVSIETDGSIDVSKFKLHPKQRFIVDMKVPSSGMSAKMHLPNLQHIVAERDEVKFVVGSRADYEWCTQLIREQGIHPKDGYQLIFSPVFREIELEDLVNWILEDELDARFQVQLHKIVWDPDKRGV
- the queC gene encoding 7-cyano-7-deazaguanine synthase QueC, with amino-acid sequence MSKKAVIILSGGLDSTTCMAAAKDAGYELYPLSFHYGQKAAIELESAKKVAEYYGVSDRHFIADLKGLIRGSALTDADKEIPKHRTGEETDIPVTYVPARNIIFLSIALSYSEAIGAEAMYIGVNALDYSGYPDCRADFIAAFQDVINKGTAAGVSGHPIQIETPLQMLSKAGIVQLGTELGAPLHLSHSCYFGTDPSCGECESCTLRIRGFKEAGVKDPIPYAVEIDWEAK
- a CDS encoding MFS transporter — protein: MVIVIKSALLHRNFRFLFLGQSGTAIGMNLFAFALYWFVQDSTNDPQYLLWLGLMMSIPQLISVFGGVIADRGDRLKVMIRFESIRFLLVLILAIYVGVKGGNFWVIASLYLLMNVIGNLSSPASQALVPEILPESDWASGNGLIQGVRRFAGVIAASTCAVLLSFVPVSVIFGFYSFLILLSLLTLFAILRNRAADDSSASTDPHDGSTNEQLSWWNSLVQGFRFTWELKILRLLIPIFILENVLYIPYMILAAAWSDVVLHAGARGYSLLELSIGAGAVAGYILSSWVSKKISLEQGFVLFSGLQIVIVLYPAITNLYVNMLLLFVMGLGSAVAGNFFFTILQKIVPSKLHGRVIGMLTTVVGGILPLGTVISGGFLHLFGLHGAYWIASVGLAVTAIVQMIAVYQYSKTNTTHSSSLQG
- a CDS encoding lantibiotic dehydratase, which gives rise to MNETSWGNAGRYGLADFYLVRANVFPVEVWENTVKAADLYRAFEEKPVLEALAAASPSLYDSLSCLSQEIKPRKRSQIENSLLRYLIRMTTRPTPYGLFAGVAVGGYREQAAFQFSQLDSYQKHARPDMEWTLRLIRELESRPELIRQLRVQTNPAVYLAGNKIRLPYVNRYGRAEQHHALMRSSLHRSQTVEFALQEAGEPIAFETLTERIAARFTQANLKEVRRFLEDLLQREYLISELRSSLSNKHPFTRLMDLLVSLEGIDEITEKLAAVSRDLASYHHIPMGTGTATYLELSKSMKDLADVKHPLQVDVMLNGCEVALPGSIKKELEAAAEIIWRLSCRQVGNPHLQGFRNDFLERYGRDREVPLLELLDDEVGLGSPALYKFPAGHREYDPKPATQSRMRETYVTTLAMQAVAKRQLEVELTDDTLANLESVPPKFAHSPLSMELYASVEAQSVEALNSGDYLIWLNENSGSFGAGKSFGRFSLTEQLNLQEQFLQIHQAEQSHRPEAIFAEVIFLPCTDRDANLTITQASRDFQILLGVFHSDQDQRVISLEDLLVGCTGEFFYLKSRSLNREVIPVTNHMLNLVGVPNVYRFLLELATERSKQWEPMNWGNMKQAPFLPRLRYKRIVIAPAQWRLSKFSNLQTWREEWKVPRYLYLVEEDQRMMLDLDNELHFALLQNAFNKLTEHQYLTLTECCYDPQGSWCQGPVGRHATEFVFPFLKKADAAAVTEARELRWGTYLPDCEIKDRTFFTGSEWLYAKLYIPHRQQNEFLRKHLKAFCEQALSKALFEEFYYIRFDEPEPHLRLRFHGQSSLLVHQLIPLLAQWASTLQQKGILLRLSYDTYEREIERFGGLEAVESAEKIFAADSRLAVFLHDFSSKNSKSADLETLGVFSVLDMMTCFFPDRNDQLSWLESIVTMKPSREGYAKKRSQLIRLAEEKEDWIHGEIARIMEERRNKIFDYRKVIVRLGNETFLERVAETFLHLHINRLIGGGDKEAQLLALALRVLRELTLRQG
- a CDS encoding radical SAM protein, with amino-acid sequence MLKNQAVSTTILDQVKWSMYNVEIQPNDYTKGKFLLYNTASGKMITSPASFTALQNHYESAVPLQDTHAKLFDLGFLVPSYLNELAYTRHEYQELFNKGTSQQLIIMPTEQCNFRCVYCYEEFLKGKMSEELQSSLVQWVQRNIEKWDFLTVGWFGGEPLVAYDVVENVSQKLYDICTANGVAFLGTMTTNGYLLTVDRARRLFELGVSKYQITVDGTEEYHDQTRILMGGQGTYQQIMTNLISIRDSDLDVQIKIRMNFTSENAPNIRVFLDELVTTFGTDARFTFDLHAVGKWGGKNDEVLPVCTAKDANLIALEETWYGLEQGLHSEKYSDALLNHNVCYAAKPNSLVIGSDGMIYKCTVAFNNPVNQVGQLHADGVLELDQMKFSQWVSVDGLSDKVCQSCKLHPICHGAYCPLVRIEQESARPCPPLKSKLEDYVSLRYRQATFHKTEA